The bacterium DNA segment ATGGACATTTGGCCCAATCCATGAATAATAAGGGTCATTTGGTGCTCTTAAATAGTTATTTCCTATTATTTCATTTGTAAAAGAGGACCATGAAGCACTATCACATAATAGAACTGTTTCAGATGGTTTTCTTATTCTTGATAATTTTGTTGGTGGAGTTGCCTGACCATCCCATACAGAATACCCTCCTCCAATATATGAAGCATTATAAGCATAACCTGTAAATGGTCTATCATATGACTTTATTATTTTTTTTGCAGTTGGGCATTCAAATACACCTTTTGTTAAATAACTTCCAATAATACCTGGTCTATAAGTTGCCCACCATGTATCTGTTGCAAAATCCCATGCAATTTCAGATGTTGTTGTAAGATAGTAGGTAGGAGGGAAGTAATCATCATTATCCTGAACATACATTAAAAAAGCAGTTGTT contains these protein-coding regions:
- a CDS encoding prepilin-type N-terminal cleavage/methylation domain-containing protein produces the protein MREKINKRKGFTLIELLVVVAIIGILSAMLMPALAKARERARQATCLSNLKQLTTAFLMYVQDNDDYFPPTYYLTTTSEIAWDFATDTWWATYRPGIIGSYLTKGVFECPTAKKIIKSYDRPFTGYAYNASYIGGGYSVWDGQATPPTKLSRIRKPSETVLLCDSASWSSFTNEIIGNNYLRAPNDPYYSWIGPNVHFRHNGFANVAFCDGHVESLRTKYNVSSKNSSLGDLSKDDSLYDLE